ACCTGATCCAGCAGCGGGCGCCGTTCGTCGACGCGGTGTTCGGCACCCACAACGTCGGCCGAGCCGCCGAATTGCTGCACGAAGCGCGCCGTCACGGACCGATCACCGAGATCCTCGAAGAGTCCGACGCGTTCCCCTCGGCGCTGCCGGTGCGCCGCGACGTGTCCTACGCCGCCTGGGTAACGATCCAGATCGGTTGCGACAACGCCTGCGCCTTCTGCATCGTGCCGTCGGTGCGGGGCAAGGAGATCAGCCGGCCCCTCGCCGAGCTCGTCGGCGAGGTCGAGGGTCTTGTGGCCCAGGGCGTCACCGAGGTGACGCTGCTCGGCCAGAACGTGAACTCCTACGGGCGTGACCTCACCAAGCGTCGCCCGCTGTTCGCCGAGTTGCTGCGCGGCGTCGGCGCCGTCGACGGGTTGCGCCGCGTCCGCTTCACCTCGCCGCACCCGAAGGACATGCGGCCCGAAGTGTTCGCCGCCATGGCCGAGACCGACGCGGTGTGCAATCACTTGCACTTTCCACTGCAGTCCGGCAGCGACCGCGTCCTCGCGGCGATGCACCGCGGCTACAACGCGTCGCGCTATCTCGACAAGGTTGCCCAGGCCCGCGCCGTTGTCGACGACCTCGCCATTACGTCCGACATCATCGTCGGCTTCCCGGGCGAGACCGACGACGACTTCGCGCGCACCCTGGAAGTCGCCGCCGAGGTCGGCTACGACTCCGTCTACCCGTTCATCTTCTCGCCCCGCACCGGCACCGAGGCGGCGACCATGGTGGACCGGTTCGTACCCGAAGACGTAATCGCCGACCGCTTCGAGCGGCTCAAGATCGTGCTCGATCGCTCGGCGCAGCAACGCCACGAGGCTCGCGTCGGCCGGGTCGAGTCCGTCCTGATCGAGGGGCCGTCGAAGCGCGACGACGCCCGCTGGTCGGGCCGCACCACGCAGAACAAGCTCGTGCACTTCGCCCATGCGCCGGGCGTCGCCGTCGGCGCCTACGCGGACGTGCGCGTCACCCACGCCGGCAAGCACCACCTGGTGGGTGAGCTGGTGGCCGTGACCGCGCCGCCGCGGCATAAGACGCGCATCCCGGTTGCCGCGCTCTAAGGGTCGCCACGTCGCGCTGGTCGGGCCGACGGGTTCGGGCAAGTCAGCCCAGGCCATGGCGATCGCCGGCGCGATTCCCGAGTTCGAGATCGTCTCGGTCGACGCTATGTGCGTGTACCGCGGCATGGACATCGGTACCGACAAACCGTCGGCTGCCGACCGCGCCGCCGTCCCGCACCACCTCGTCGACACCGTCGACCCGTCCGACGACTACACCGTGGCGCGCTTCCAGTCGGACTGCGCCGCGGCGGTGCGGACCATCGAGCAGCGCGGCAAGCGGGCGCTACTCGTCGGCGGCACGGGTCTGTACGTGCGCGCGGCTGTCGACGGGCTCTCGGTGCCGCCGCAGTTCCCGGCGGTGAAGGAGCAACTCGAAGCCGAGCCCGACACCGCCTCGCTTTACGCCCGTCTCCGGGAAGTCGACCCGGACGCCGCGACGAAGATGGAACCATCGAACCGCCGGCGCATCGTGCGCGCCCTCGAGGTCTGCATCGGATCAGGCCGCCCGTTTTCGTCGTACGGTCCGGGGCTCGACATCTACCGGCCGGCGCCGTTCCGGCTCGTCGGCGTGTGGCCCAGCCGCGACGCCACCGCGGTGCGAATCCGGACTCGGTTCGAGCGCATGCTCGCCGCCGGGTTCGTGGCCGAGGTCGAGCGCCTGGCGGCGACCGCCGTGTCACGCACCGCCCGCCAAGCACTGGGTTACCGGCAGCTGTTCGAACACGTCGAAGCCGGCCGGCCCCTTGACGAATCCGTCGCCGACGCCGTCGGGGCGACTGTCCGTTTTGCCCGGCGCCAGCGGGCCTGGTTCCGACGCGATCCGCGCATCGCGTGGTTTCCGCCCGATATCGATCTTGCCACCGTCGCCGGTCGGCAAAACTGGTGACGTGCGGCTGACCAAACACGAGGGATGGGGCAACGACTTCCTCGTGCTGTCCGACCCGCAGAACGCCACGCCCGGCACGCCCGAGTTGGCGCGCCGGCTCTGCGACCGCCGCTACGGCGTCGGCGCCGACGGCCTGCTCCACTTGTCCAAGCAGAACGTGCGCGCCGACCTGACCATGACGCTGCACAACGCCGACGGGTCAGCGGCGGAGATGAGCGGCAACGGCCTGCGCTGCCTCGTGCAGGCGGCCGTGCTCGGCGGCTGGGTCGGAGGCGGCCGCCGCATCACCGTGTCGACGGCCGCCGGGTACCGCAGCGCGGATGTCACCAAGACCGACGATCCCCGCGTGCACTTCATCCGCGTCGACATGGGCGCGGTACAGATCGTGGGTACCGACGAGGACGACATGCTGCTCGACGTCGGTAACCCGCACCGCGTGCGCCGCGTCCCCGAACCCGACGCCTACGACCTGGCGGCGGCGGGCGCCGCCCACCCCGACGTCAACCTCGAGGTCATCGCCGACGCCGGCCCCGACGCCGTGAAAATGCGCGTGCACGAACGCGGCGCGGGCGAGACACTGGCGTGCGGTACCGGTGCCTGCGCCGTGGCCGTCGCCGCTTCCAAGTGGGGCCTCGTCACCGGCACGGTGGTGACGGTGCGCCAACCCGGCGGCGACGCCGAGGTCGACATCACCGATATCGACCACGTCCAGCTCGCCGGACCCGTCACGTACATCGCAACGATAGAAGCGCCCTGACCTCATGACCCTGATCGACCGAAGTTTCCGCGAAAAGATCGTCCTCGTCGGCGTGGCGTTCGGTCGGGCGAACCCCGAGGAGGTCGAAGATCACCTCGACGAACTGGCGCTGCTGGTCGACACCGCCGGCGCCGACGTGGAGGCGCGCGTATTGCAGCGTCGCGACGCGCCCGATCCGGCGACCTTCGTGGGCAAGGGCAAGGCCGAAGAGCTCCACGACCTCTCCGAGCAGGTCGACGCCGACACGGTGGTGTTCGACGACGAGCTGACGCCGGCCCAGCAGCGCAACCTGGAGAAGATTCTCGGACGCACCGCCATCGACCGCACCGACGTGATCCTCGACATCTTCGCCCAGAACGCCCGCACGCTGGAAGGCAAGGCGCAGGTGGAGTTGGCCCTGCTGCGCCACCGCCTGCCGCGGTTGAAGGGGCGGGGCAAAGCGCTGTCGCAGCAGGGCGGCACGAGCGGCTTCATCGGGACGCGTGGTCCGGGTGAAACCCAGCTCGAGGTGGACCGTCGCCGGTTGATGCGGCGCATCACCCAACTCGAAGGCGAGTTGAAGAAGCTCGCCAAGAAGCGCGGCGTGCAGAGCGCGCAGCGCCTCAAGTCGCGGCTGCACAACGTGTCGATCGCCGGCTACACCAACGCCGGCAAGTCGACGCTGCTCAACGCCCTGACCGACGCCGGGGTGCACGCCGAGAACCGGCTGTTCGCCACCCTCGACGCCCGCACGCGCCGTCTCGATCTCCCCGGCGGCGAGACGATCCTCGTCTCGGACACCGTCGGGTTCATCCGCAAGCTGCCCCACCAACTCGTCGAGGCGTTTCGCTCGACGCTCGAAGTGGTGGTCGAGTCGGAGCTGATTCTCCACGTCGTCGACGCGTCGGCGCCGAATCCCGAAGCGCAAATGGCCACGGTGCGCGAGGTGCTCGGCGAAATCGGCGGCGGTCACATCGCGGAGTTGCTCGTGTTCAACAAGGCCGACCTCAATCCCGAAGAAGCCGACCGCCTGGTGCGCGCCCACCCCGGGTCGGTGGCGGTGAGCGCCAAGACCGGCGCCGGCATCGCCGACCTGCTCGAGGCGATCGGTGCGTGGCTGCGGGCACAGTCGAAGGTCGTCGAGCTCGAGATCCCCTTCGCCCGCGGTGACGTGCTCGCGGCGGTGCACCGCGAGGGCGAGGTGCTCGAGGAGACGCACGGCGAGCGCGGCACGCGCGTGCGGGTGCGCGTCGACAACGCCGGCGCGGCGCGCTTCGAGAACTGGATTGTCAGCTGACCCGCACCCCCTTCGTGCCGCCGGTGTATCCCTACGACCGGCTCAACGACGCCAAGGCGGCGGCGGAACAGTTGCCGGGCGGCGTCGTCGACCTGTCGATCGGCACGCCGTGCGACCCGCCGCCCCAGGTCGTGCTCGACGCGCTGGCGACGAGCAACACCGAGCGTGGGTACCCGCAGTCGGTCGGCTCGCCGGCGCTACGCGACGCCGCCCATGCATGGATGCAGCGCCGCCTTGGCGTCGACGTGCCGGCAACCCAGATCGCGGCGTGTGTGGGCACCAAGGAGTTCGTCGGCACGCTGCCGCAGTGGTTGGCGCTGCGTACTCCTGGTCGCGACACGGTGCTGTATCCGGAGTTGGCGTACCCCACCTACGAGATGGGCGCGATCCTGGCGAGCTGCCGCGCCGTGCCCGTACCGGTGGCGGCGGACTTCACTTTGCGCCTCGACGCCATCTCCGAGGAGGATGCGGCGCGCGCCCTGTGCCTGTGGGTGAACACGCCGGGTAACCCGGCCGGTCAGCTCGACGACCTCGGCGCGGCGGCCGCGTGGGGCCGGGCGCACAGCGTGCCGGTGTTCAGCGACGAGTGCTACGTCGAATTCACGTGGGACCGGCGCAGGCGCACCATCCTCGAGCACGGCAGCGAGGGCGTCGTCGCCGTGCATTCGCTGTCGAAGCGATCGAACCTGGCGGGCGTGCGCGTCGGCTTCTACGCCGGCGACGCCGAGTTGGTGCACTACCTCTCCGAGGTGCGCAAGCACGTCGGGCTGATGGTTCCGGGCCCGGCGCAGGCGGCGGCGGTGGCGGCGTTGGGCGACGACACCCACGTCGACGAACAGGCGGCGCGTTACCACCACCGCCTCGAACGCACCGCCCAGATCCTCAAGGCCGTGGACCTCGACGCGTCGATGCCCCAGGGCGGCTTCTACCTCTGGGCCGAAGCGCCCGGCGGCGATGCCTGGGGCTTCACCGATCGCCTCGCACGCGACGCCGGCTGCCTCGTCACC
This DNA window, taken from Acidimicrobiales bacterium, encodes the following:
- the dapF gene encoding diaminopimelate epimerase, whose translation is MRLTKHEGWGNDFLVLSDPQNATPGTPELARRLCDRRYGVGADGLLHLSKQNVRADLTMTLHNADGSAAEMSGNGLRCLVQAAVLGGWVGGGRRITVSTAAGYRSADVTKTDDPRVHFIRVDMGAVQIVGTDEDDMLLDVGNPHRVRRVPEPDAYDLAAAGAAHPDVNLEVIADAGPDAVKMRVHERGAGETLACGTGACAVAVAASKWGLVTGTVVTVRQPGGDAEVDITDIDHVQLAGPVTYIATIEAP
- the hflX gene encoding GTPase HflX produces the protein MTLIDRSFREKIVLVGVAFGRANPEEVEDHLDELALLVDTAGADVEARVLQRRDAPDPATFVGKGKAEELHDLSEQVDADTVVFDDELTPAQQRNLEKILGRTAIDRTDVILDIFAQNARTLEGKAQVELALLRHRLPRLKGRGKALSQQGGTSGFIGTRGPGETQLEVDRRRLMRRITQLEGELKKLAKKRGVQSAQRLKSRLHNVSIAGYTNAGKSTLLNALTDAGVHAENRLFATLDARTRRLDLPGGETILVSDTVGFIRKLPHQLVEAFRSTLEVVVESELILHVVDASAPNPEAQMATVREVLGEIGGGHIAELLVFNKADLNPEEADRLVRAHPGSVAVSAKTGAGIADLLEAIGAWLRAQSKVVELEIPFARGDVLAAVHREGEVLEETHGERGTRVRVRVDNAGAARFENWIVS
- a CDS encoding aminotransferase class I/II-fold pyridoxal phosphate-dependent enzyme; the protein is MYPYDRLNDAKAAAEQLPGGVVDLSIGTPCDPPPQVVLDALATSNTERGYPQSVGSPALRDAAHAWMQRRLGVDVPATQIAACVGTKEFVGTLPQWLALRTPGRDTVLYPELAYPTYEMGAILASCRAVPVPVAADFTLRLDAISEEDAARALCLWVNTPGNPAGQLDDLGAAAAWGRAHSVPVFSDECYVEFTWDRRRRTILEHGSEGVVAVHSLSKRSNLAGVRVGFYAGDAELVHYLSEVRKHVGLMVPGPAQAAAVAALGDDTHVDEQAARYHHRLERTAQILKAVDLDASMPQGGFYLWAEAPGGDAWGFTDRLARDAGCLVTPGDTFGPAGARYVRVAVVQPDDRIELVAHRLGV
- the miaA gene encoding tRNA (adenosine(37)-N6)-dimethylallyltransferase MiaA, giving the protein MPRSKGRHVALVGPTGSGKSAQAMAIAGAIPEFEIVSVDAMCVYRGMDIGTDKPSAADRAAVPHHLVDTVDPSDDYTVARFQSDCAAAVRTIEQRGKRALLVGGTGLYVRAAVDGLSVPPQFPAVKEQLEAEPDTASLYARLREVDPDAATKMEPSNRRRIVRALEVCIGSGRPFSSYGPGLDIYRPAPFRLVGVWPSRDATAVRIRTRFERMLAAGFVAEVERLAATAVSRTARQALGYRQLFEHVEAGRPLDESVADAVGATVRFARRQRAWFRRDPRIAWFPPDIDLATVAGRQNW
- the miaB gene encoding tRNA (N6-isopentenyl adenosine(37)-C2)-methylthiotransferase MiaB, which gives rise to MTEPRSYFVRTFGCQMNEHDSERIAGLLEADGLVAATSADDADVVVLNTCCIRENADNRLYGTLGHLASTKRNRPQMQIAVAGCLAQKDRDLIQQRAPFVDAVFGTHNVGRAAELLHEARRHGPITEILEESDAFPSALPVRRDVSYAAWVTIQIGCDNACAFCIVPSVRGKEISRPLAELVGEVEGLVAQGVTEVTLLGQNVNSYGRDLTKRRPLFAELLRGVGAVDGLRRVRFTSPHPKDMRPEVFAAMAETDAVCNHLHFPLQSGSDRVLAAMHRGYNASRYLDKVAQARAVVDDLAITSDIIVGFPGETDDDFARTLEVAAEVGYDSVYPFIFSPRTGTEAATMVDRFVPEDVIADRFERLKIVLDRSAQQRHEARVGRVESVLIEGPSKRDDARWSGRTTQNKLVHFAHAPGVAVGAYADVRVTHAGKHHLVGELVAVTAPPRHKTRIPVAAL